The genomic DNA GCCACGGGGAGTAAAGCCTGCCCGGCTAACCGTGTTCCTGCGGCTAGCTCGACTGTAAACAGACTCTGCGTCCGTGACAGAGGACATCATACGTGTCGATGTCAGATCtttcagctgctttctccACTGACGCTCAGACCATTTGTCGCTCCCTTCAGTGTTGATCAGGCCCACTACATCCCACATCTCCAAGTATCCGTACCGCCTGTGTGAGGGCATAGCAAACATGAGTCCTCGCGTGTCCAGAACATCGGCAATAAGCTTCTTGGGACGCCCATATAGGGAAAATGTATCGAACACGGGGAAAAGATATTGAAGCATAATCTCAAAACCTGAGATAGCGGGGCGCGATTCGGGCATTACAAAGACGAAACCCTCTGTTGTGCTCTCGGGGTTCGAGTGCACTGTGATCCTGCCCTCGATCTTGGTCAGAGTAGATTGATCGATGAGCGGCTTCGACTGTGGGTAAATGGCGTAGCATGAGTATGCGTCCCTTACTGTAGCTATGGCCTTTGTTCTTTTGGTGACCTTTTTGGTGTCGTAGAATTTGATGTCTCCCTTGAGTATTGGTGGGCGCTCGTAGCTGCCTTTCTTTTGTAACTTTTGCAGCTTGGCGAATTCCTTCTCATCCGGTGGAGAGACTACGCACCAGCAGCGACGCCATGGCGTACCAGCGCCAAAGCGAACGCGAACCCAATCCTCATACTTTGCGCATTGACGATCCAATATCATGCGGATATTGTTCAGCGACTTGCCTTTTCCTGCGATCAAAGCTCCTGTGTATGCTTCTGAGAGTGTAGTATGCTCGAACATGGCGAGACGAATGCCAGCGGTCCACTGGGTAAGTGCGTGGTAGGAATCGAAGTGGAAGAGGTATTTATTGCTTGCGGCTGTGGATACGCTGAGGATATTATCGAGCTTCTTGCCGTCTTTGAGGGTCATGGAGGGGATCTAGCGGCGTTAGCAGCGTCAAGGGGCCAACAGCAGCGGTAAACGTACCATGTGAATGGCAGCATCTGTGAGGTTGATAAAGGTCGGCAGCACTTCGGCGTCGCCACCTGCGTGGTCAAGCGCACTCGCATCCCATAGCGAGAGGATGGTGCCGACGAGCTGGACAAAGTATTCTTGCCACCTTCGATCCGGGGCTGGACGGCCGCCTGCATGCTGTCAGTACCACAACCCAAATATGGCTAAACTGGGCGGACGTACGAGAATCGGTGTCGTGAAACTTGAGGAAGTAGCCCTCCTGGTAGAGCTTGTTCGAATGGCTATTCAGAAAAGTGAATATGCGCTGCAGCTCTGGCAAGGTATCCTGGCCCACTTCCATGACTGGCGGTTGGTATGTCTGTATCATAGACATGGGACGTACGGAGGCTCGCGAGTCGCTGCGCTCGCGCGTAGTAGCCCGTGATGGAGGACGCTCGTTATTAAATGTTTCTAAAGCAGAAGCCGTCTGCGCAAAGTTTGTCGGCGTTCCAGGCTGTCTGGGTGAGGGAGAAGGGGGCGCGGGGGACGCGGGGCCTGGGGACGGTCCAGCTGAAGAAGGGTTTTTTTGCAGCGTATTATGATTTAAGCCACCCCATTGGGACATGAAGGACAAGACTGTGAAGGAGCGAACAGAAGACAACATTAGCAAGTCTTTCTCCAATCGGCCAGAAGTGACCAGAAGTGACGCTACTGGGGGGCAGGGAGGAAGACATGGTAAAGTGGGCGCATTATTTACCTCTCTTTGGACGACCCATGGTAACGACGTGCCGCCGTGTTCCGCTCCGATATAAATGGAAAGAGCCTCCTGGCTGTGGCACAAGAAGCAGGCAGGCGCTGTAGGCTGTAGGCTGTAGGCTGTAGGGCGGGTGTGGCTGGCTGGGAGCAACGGCGCAAAGCCACGGGAGTACGAGGTGACGGTGGTGGACAAGTTGTGATTGGGGAACGAGCGACGGGGGAAAGCTGTGGTGCCGAGTGCAGAGCGAGGAAGGGACGACTATCGGGGAGCAACGAGTAAAAGTAAAAGAGCGGTAGATGTAGTACGTATATGGGGCGCGCGGTCAAGCTAGATTGTGGAGGAATTTCTGGGCGCCAGACAGGCCCGACAGGGATTGGACAAGGTTATGACGCGGAAGGGTCTCAGCGATCGGCGCCGCCTTGACGACGCATGCATTGTCTTGTTAATAGTAGGTAGGATTTGGGACGGTATCATGTCATAACATGTAGCTTTACATGTACACCCGAGCCCCTTTCGCCCAAGCCAACAATACAAATATGCACACACCTCATCACCGCCTACTCGCCTGCTTGCACACAGTCAGAGTCAGACCACGCACTCACGCCGTCGCACGCT from Pyrenophora tritici-repentis strain M4 chromosome 8, whole genome shotgun sequence includes the following:
- a CDS encoding PH domain containing protein, which encodes MSQWGGLNHNTLQKNPSSAGPSPGPASPAPPSPSPRQPGTPTNFAQTASALETFNNERPPSRATTRERSDSRASVRPMSMIQTYQPPVMEVGQDTLPELQRIFTFLNSHSNKLYQEGYFLKFHDTDSRGRPAPDRRWQEYFVQLVGTILSLWDASALDHAGGDAEVLPTFINLTDAAIHMIPSMTLKDGKKLDNILSVSTAASNKYLFHFDSYHALTQWTAGIRLAMFEHTTLSEAYTGALIAGKGKSLNNIRMILDRQCAKYEDWVRVRFGAGTPWRRCWCVVSPPDEKEFAKLQKLQKKGSYERPPILKGDIKFYDTKKVTKRTKAIATVRDAYSCYAIYPQSKPLIDQSTLTKIEGRITVHSNPESTTEGFVFVMPESRPAISGFEIMLQYLFPVFDTFSLYGRPKKLIADVLDTRGLMFAMPSHRRYGYLEMWDVVGLINTEGSDKWSERQWRKQLKDLTSTRMMSSVTDAESVYSRASRRNTVSRAGFTPRGLRFEDQGSVRSSPSTRQSSPSRRIQQDLEVQPPRRTGTAPAGIPFGTPRHQRSVSEQVNGRGNQNTPSRFPQAETPYEDERPPTPPQHRIFNNTPQNGAVQPYEGSDHDESPIREPRDLPQPPADLSAPPQGFVDLPPTQTHAANQKPPIRPNMPLTKPNAAVDSATLQQMADASHGGVAAAGAVAAWRSQDTIQSRRSGEYGEQGSPILLAVNSRPPPSNQNSGNRLSTIPASPYVEHSEFVDVPSGYHPVAPPVPEHSEFPQQPLSQELPYRSHSGNVGIQRKPLPGPSSPTSREDDTSSTASSRLDSLRNDVIDPEALDALNTQSTLFRQPSTSSSRYDDDTVSTSTPDYAST